Within Bdellovibrionota bacterium, the genomic segment AAAAGAGCGGATTTTCCTTGGCGCGCATCGGGTAAGAAGGGAGCTGAACATGGAATTACGAAAATTTATCCCTCCGGCCGCCACGGCTTTTTTCCCCTCGGCCTTGCGGGAAAAAATGTACGGCGAGCTGTGGCAAAAGAGTCAAATCGATGTGGCGGTTCGTGACCATGAGGATGCGTTGGCCATCAAAACCCACCCACTCCCGTATTTGGAGCTTCTGTTCAACGTCACGAATCGGCTTCCGGTGACGATGCAAATCTTCGGCGCGCACGTCGAAATCTGGCTGGGCAAGCCGGTGGTGGTGTTTTCCACGTTTATCAGCGACTCGTTCCGGGCCGGAGAAAAACGGGAGGGATTGCGCGCCTATACCTTTTTGAACAACTTCCAGTCGGAGCTCTTGAATCCTCCCAAGAAGAGTGCTCCGCCTTCCAATGTATCCATTGTGTTGACGGTTTCTTGCCGATCCTCCCTCGGCTTGGTGGAAAAAACGATCCGATCGTCTTGGCTGCCTCCGAAAATTCTTCCATAAATTCATGAATGCCATGTGGGGTTATCTGGCGGTCGGTTTTCTCGGGGGCATTTTCGCCGGCTTTTTCGGTGTGGGCGGCGGAATCGTGCTGGTTCCGATTCTCGTATGGCTTTTCGGAATGAGCCAGCATCAAGCCCAGGGAATATCGCTTGCCGCGCTTCTCCTCCCGGTGGGCGCACTCGGCTTCTGGACGTATTACCGTGCGAATCCGTTCCCGTTGACGCCGGCGCTGATGATCGCGATCGGCCTTTTCTTGGGCGGTTATTTCGGAGGATCGTTCGCTCAGATCCTGCCCGACCGTCCGCTCCGAATCGCGTTTGGGATCTTGACCGTCGCCGCCGGAATCAAATTGATTCTGGGAAAATAGGATCTCCGGACTGGTTGCATGACCGGAATCCACCGAGGGATTGCCCCTCACGGGGGAGCAGATCCACGTTCCAAGGATATTTGACTTGACTCCACTTTACTCGATAGTAAAGTGGAGTAATGTCCAAGATCGTCGGGCGATATCTCGATGGCTGGGTCCGAGAGGACCTTCGGAAGAAAATGGTCCTTCTCGGAGGGCCC encodes:
- a CDS encoding TSUP family transporter, which produces MNAMWGYLAVGFLGGIFAGFFGVGGGIVLVPILVWLFGMSQHQAQGISLAALLLPVGALGFWTYYRANPFPLTPALMIAIGLFLGGYFGGSFAQILPDRPLRIAFGILTVAAGIKLILGK